The genome window TCACGCTGAGGCAGTTCCAGCAACAGACACGCAATTCCATCCCCCATGTTCACAACATCATCCAGTTCGATGACACGGTTTTTGTCAGCAAGTAAAACGGTTTCGATTTGATGCAATTCCTTCAAACCGTCTTCCTCGTGAATCTCTAAATGGCTGAGTGGATGATAAGCGACTTTTTTTGCGTTCTTTTCATCACACCAAATGCGCAGAGCAATTTGTTGCGCCATCGTTCCGCTTGGGAAAAAGACGGCGGTCTCCTTGCCGAGGAATGCCGCGATTTTCGCTTGAAAATCTTCAATCACAGGTCCTTTTCCATAGATATCACTTTTGAGTTCGCCGTCCATGTTTTGAAAAGCTTTCTTTAACACTTGAATATCGCGTTCCCCGTGACCCGCCAATCGATTTTTTGTCTGCATGTAGGATTCTTTTAAGGTATCGGTTTCGTTCATTGTGGAGCCTCCTGCAACATGATTTCTTAGGCTCATTTTACCTGACAATGCTTAAATGGAGAAATGTTTAGACGATTTTTAAAAAAACTTTGTCTCATTCTCTTTACAAATGTGTTACAAAGTGAGAGAATGGTTGTAACATAGTTGTAACGTTATTGTAATAAAAGAGGAGGATGCAAAGTGGAGGAACGTATCTATAACACAGCAGTATTAAAAAATCAGTCGGAAGGGTTTGCTCGCTCTGTTTCCCAAGAGCAAAACAGCGAAAGCTGGGAAAGAAAAGCGGGCAAGATGGATTCGCTTGAGTTCTTTTGGACAGTCAGTGGTGCAGTGGTGATCGGAGCCAGCGTCTATTTGTTGTCGTTGATATAAACATAAAAAAAGCACCTTAAGGTGCTTTTTTTATTTCAAGTCGAAACGGTCGGCGTTCATGACTTTCACCCAGGCGTTAACAAAGTCGCGCACGAATTTTTCCTTGTTGTCGTGTTGGGCATACACTTCTGCATAGGCACGGAGGATCGAGTTGGAACCGAAGACGAGATCGACGCGTGTGGCGGTGCGAACCACTTTGCCGGTTTTGCGGTCGCGTCCTTCGTAACGATTAAAGCCGGCCGGCTTCCATTCGATGCCCATGTCCAGCAGATTCACGAAAAAGTCATTCGTAAGGGTACCGAGGCGATCCGTAAATACCCCGTGCTTCATGCCTTTATAGTTGGCACCGAGCACACGCATGCCGCCGATCAGCACCGTCATTTCCGGTGCGGTCAGGCCGAGCAGCTGGGCTTTGTCGACCAACAATTCCTCTGGGCTGACCGCGAATTCCTTCTCCTGATAGTTGCGGAATCCGTCCGATACCGGTTTCAGCACGTCGAAGCTTTCCGCATCGGTCATCTCGTCCGTGGCGTCGCCGCGTCCCGGTGCGAACGGTACCGTCACGTCAACACCGGCGTCTTTTGCGGCTTTTTCCACCGCTGCGCTGCCGCCAAGTACAATCAGATCGGCCAAACTCACTTTTTTATTCAATTCGTCCTGAATTTTTTCATAGACAGAGAGCACTTTCGCCAGTTGTTCAGGCTCGTTGGCTTCCCAATCTTTCTGGGGAGCGAGCCGGATGCGTGCGCCATTCGCTCCGCCGCGCATATCGGAGCCGCGGTACGTGCTGGCAGATGCCCAAGCCGTTTTGACGAGCTCACTGACGGTGAGGCCCGAATCAAGGATTTTCTTTTTCAAGTCTGTGATTTCTTCATCACTCAGCTCATAGTCGACTGCGGGAATCGGATCTTGCCAGATCAAATCTTCTTCCGGCACTTCTGGTCCAAGGTAGCGCGATTTCGGTCCCATATCGCGATGGAGCAGCTTGAACCATGCCCGGGCGAAAGCTTCTTCGAATTCATCCGGGTGCTCGTGGAAATGGCGTGAAATTTTTTCATAATCCGGGTCCATTCGCAACGCCATGTCGGCGGTTGTCATAAAAGTAGGGACTTTCATTGTGGCATCTTCGGCATCCGGGGCCAGATGTTCCTCTTTCGGGTTGACCGGTGCCCATTGATTGGCGCCTGATCGGCTTTTCGTTTTCTCCCATTCGTAGCCGAACAGCAAATCGAAATACCCGTTGTCCCACTTCGTCGGATTAGCGGTCCAAGCGCCGTCGACGCCGCTCGTGATCGTGTCGCGGCCTTTGCCGCTGCCGTGCGAGCTTTTCCAGCCTAAGCCCATCTCCTCGATTTCTGCGGATTCCGGATCCGGTCCGACTTTTTCAGGATCGCCGGCTCCGTGCGCTTTTCCAAAAGTGTGTCCGCCGGCAATCAGCGCGACGGTCTCATAATCGTTCATGCCCATCCGAGCGAAGGTTTCGCGGATGTCTTTTGCGCTGGCAACCGGGTCCGGTTCGCCGTTCGGTCCTTCCGGATTCACGTAAATAAGCCCCATTTGAACGGCTGCCAACGGATTTTCCAGCTCGCGATCTCCGGAATGACGGTTATCTCCGAGCCATTCCGTTTCATTGCCCCAATAGACGTCTTCTTCAGGATGCCAGACATCCTCGCGTCCGCCGCCGAATCCAAAGGTTTGCAAACCCATGTCTTCAAGCGCAACGTTACCTGCGAGCACAAGCAGATCCGCCCATGAAATGTTGTTTCCGTATTTTTGTTTGATCGGCCACAACAACCTGCGGGCTTTATCCAAGTTGGCGTTATCCGGCCAGCTGTTGAGCGGAGCGAAACGTTGTGAACCGGTTGCCCCTCCACCGCGTCCGTCACCGACTCGGTAAGTACCAGCAGAATGCCACGACATTCGGATAAAGAGCGGTCCATAATGACCGTAATCAGCCGGCCACCAGTCTTGGCTCGTCTTCATGAGCTCGCGAAGATCCTGCTTCAATGCCTCATAATCCAGCTTCTTGAATGCTTCCGCATAATTAAAGTCTTCATCCATCGGATTCGTCTTTTTATCATGTTGATGAAGGATGTGCAAATTCAGTTGGTTCGGCCACCAATGTTTATTCGTTGTCCCGACTTTCTTCGTCGTTACTGCACTTTCTTCCTGGCTATTTCCGTGCGATACAGGGCATTTTCCAGCTTCACTGTCATGCATCTGGTTGTGATCCATGTGCAATTCTCCCCTTTGCAATCACTCAATTTAGAATCACCTTCAGATTATAATTATACTAAATAAATAGACGGATGAGAAGAAAAACATTTCAATACAAAAATGGACAATGGATTGTCTCGGACGTGTCAAAAGGCTGCTGTAAATCTTGGGGCAAGGATACTTGATTTGATCGTTTACATGTTTATTAATATCGATGGTTTTTCACTACATTTTATGAAAAATAAGCAGCTGCATAGAACGATATGCTTTCTATATGTAAGTGCAGGATTCTTGAATGAGATTTCACATGGATTATACTTGGAAGTAACCATATGAAAACAGCTTAAATGCGGCACGCGTCTTAGATGATAGTGACGACCTGCCCAGTTGAGTGGAGGCGTTTGAATGAAGAAAGATCAATTGGATGGACATCTCCTTTGAATAAGTTCACTTGGATCTCAGGTTGGTTGACGGAAGCGTGGGATCGTTTGGTGGCATCGGATCCAGGACTCACCCGTTTGCAGATGGCAGGTTCTGCCGCGACTGGTGTCGCGAGCGCATTGTTGATTGAGTTTCTGTTTGCGGCGCTCGTTCATGCCGAAAAAATGGGGACGATTATTTTTATGCTGCTCGGCGCCATTGTTACGATGATGGGGATGATGGCCCTCAACGGACCCAGGATTTGGCCGAAGATTCGTGTCGCCGTCTTTTTCCCTGTGGCCATCGGCATTGGTTTGTTATGCGGTGTTTTCGTGAGCGGGAATACCGATCTCATGCTAGTCATTTTCGTGGTGATTATGTTTGCCGCGGTGTTTGTTCGCCAATACGGCATTCCTTTTTTCTTTTACGGTTTCATGGGTTGGATGGGCTATTTTTTTGCGATCTTCACGCATGCAAAACTGTCCATGCTCCCGATGTATATCGTGGCAATCATCATAGGGACCTTGTGGGTGCTGTTGTTGTCATCAACATTGATGCGCACGAATCCGCCAAAAAATTTACGCCGAACACTTTCGTCTTTCAGCTCTCGCTCCCGCACGATGATTCGGGATTGTGCCGACGTCTTGCTCGCCTCAGACGAAAAACAACGGCAACGGTTAAAGCGGAAGCTGCACGCCACCCAAGTTAAGGTCTCGGAAGCGGCATTGATGGCCGAAGGATGGACGGCCGAACCTGGTGCGTTACCGGAAGATACATCCGGACCTTCTTTACGTAGGCTTTTAATTGATGTCCAACACGTGTTGGATCGGATTGCTGATGGTTCGCACACTTTGATCGCCAGTCAAAATGACGAGGTCATTGGACGAGCTGCTGAAATTACTGAACATTTGGCGCAGCGGGAGGATGCAGCGGTTAAAGCGGAGGTTGAAGCTTTCATTCAATATTCGCAGGAAGCAAAACAAAACGGAAACGTGACGAACGTACAGGATGGAAAGAGTGTTCATTTAGCCGTCATGCAATTTTCCGAAGCCGTCATGGAATTTATGAATTTGTCGGAACAATTGAGAACCGGTCATTTAGACAAAGATGCAAGTGAAGAAGAGATCGATGAATTTGAACCGGTGGTCGGGCTCTTTTTCGGGAATTTGTCTGGATCCCCCGCCATCGCACGCGAAGTTTCGGCACGCGGCGCGGGTTGGAATCCGTTGGCACGCATGAGTCTCGTCAACCGCCAAGCGCTGCAAGTGGCGGTTGCCGGCGGGTTGGCGATTTGGCTTGGACGGGAATTGTCGCCCACCCGTTATTATTGGGCGGTCATTGCCGCATTTGTCATGTTTACCGGAACCGCGACAAGATCAGAAACTTTTTTAAAAGGACTCAACCGGGTACTTGGTACGCTCGTTGGGTTGATTGCCGCGATCTATGCGGCACATCTGACTGCCGGACACATCCTTTGGGTGCTCTTTACGATCGTCGCCTGCATTTTTTGCGGGTTCTATTTGATCCGGTTGTCCTATGCTTACATGATTTTTTTCATTACGATTATGGTTGGGCAATTGTACAGCGTCATGCATATGTTCTCTCCGGGATTGCTTGTGTTAAGATTTGAAGAGACCATCATCGGTGCCTTTGTAGGTTTTATCGTGGCGCTTATTTTTGTGCCGTTATCGACGCGCGATACGATTCGGCTCGCACGCAATAATATGTTGAAAGGTTTAAGCGAGTTGCTGGAGGCTTCTGCCGAGAAACTTTCGAATCCAGAAAAACAGGTGAACTTGGATGCATTGACTTTGACGTTGGATGACCGCATACGTCAGCTGTCGCTTGTGGTCAAACCGCTCACAAGTATCATTATGAGAAGACAAAATTCACGTGTGCGCCATCGTGTGGCGCTTTACGCTGCGATTGCTAATGATGCTCGTGCATTGACGGTCGCCTTGCGTCGGCCGGATACGGCAGCGGCGGAAGAACTTTCGTCTGCTTGCACAAATTTGGCGAAAACCGCATCGCAATTGACAGAGCATGATCCATCAAACGCGCAATCAACAGCAAAGGATAAAATCGCTGAGGCTGAAAAAATTTTGTTTGGCGACATGTCCATCAAGCCGAACGAATGGGCAGTCCATCCGATTTACACCCGCATTTTGCAATTGAAACGTTTGTTGCAAGAGCTATGTGAAAACCCGGCGGACCCCTTGTAGAAAGTTTTGCGGGGGATCCGGGTCATTTTATTCCAGGAGGTGGTGCTCCATGGCGAAGACTTTCGTGGAGAAGTTGAATTTGCAAAAATATAAGCGCGTCGTCGTGCTGGGGATGCCAGAGAATCAGGATTATTTCACGGGGTTAATAAATTATGATACCGAGTTGGCAGAGGATGCCTGCGATTTGATTTTTGCATTTGTGTTGGACGTGGAGGCGTTAAAAGCGACGGTCAACCGGGTCATCGAAAACGATCACTTGGAGGCGAACGGTTATCTGTTTCTCGCTTATCCGAAGAAAGGCAATAAACGATATGAAACGTATATACATAGGGATGAATTATTCAAACACCTCGGTGCTGATAAAGAAGGATATGTCGGAAAAAGTGATTTGAAATTCTCTCGCATGGTCGGATTGGACGATGTTTTCACTGTTGCAGGGTTGAAGCGTGAGGATCGAAAGAAGAAACGGAATTCAACGAAAACGAGTCAACGGGTCGACGATTATATCGAAAAAATTGCTGATATCGAGCAAGATTTGCGGGATACGCCGGACTTGCTTGCTTTTTACCAATCGTTGACGCCTGGATATCAGAAAGATTGGGCGCGTTACGTATACAGCGCAAAGCAAGAAGCGACAAAGCAAAAACGCCGGGAAGAAATGAAGAAAATTCTTGGCGCCGGCTACAAAAGCCGCGACCTTTATCGCAATCGATGAAGAGGAACTGTGTTGTTTTCCATCTTTCAAGGTGGAATTTTTTTATTGAAAAAATCAAAAAATACTCAAAAATATGAAAAATATAGTAAAATGGAAAGGGATATGATAAAAAAGTTGAACCGGAGGTTCATACTCGAATGGGCTATAACCAGTATTTATCTGTGTTATTGATAGCGATCACATGTTGTCTCCTGTACATAGCTTATCTTGCATGGCGGAAAAGGGAACTTCCGGTTGCGCTGAGCTTGTGCATCGGAATGTGCGCAGGCGCTTTTTATTCTTTCGGTTATGCCTTTGAACTGATCAGCTCCAACCTGGACCAAATTCGTTTTTGGCTCAGGATTGAATATATTGGAATTTCAATCGGTCCATACATGTGGTTTATTATGGTGTTGCAATATACCGGTCATCGCGCACTGCTGCGAAAATGGATTTTGGTGTTGCTGGCCGCCGGTCCCGTCTTTACATTGCTAAGTGAATATACGAATAGGTGGCATCATTTATTTTATAAAACGATGGCCATTTCGAGGTCAGAAGGTTTTCCGCTCGTTTCGACGACTCCAGGTCCTTTTTATCTTCTTCATGTCCTTTATTCATACATTCTTGTTGTCATTGGCATGTGGTTGTTGAGTCGAATGTATCGAAGAACGACCGGTTACATGAAAAAACAAGTCATTTTTATGATGATCGGATCGGCCGGTCCGTACGTGATCACTTTGGTTTATTTGAGCGGCATTTTAGGATCTCCGATCGATATTTCTCCTTTCGGGTTTCTTTTTTCGGGGATTTTCTTTACGTGGGGCATTTATCAATATCAAATGTTGAAATTGGTTCCGCACGCGTTGAACAAAGTTTTCAACTCGATGAAAGATGCCGTAATCGTGTTGGATTTGGATAACAGTATCACAAGTTTCAACAAGTCAGCGAAGCAAATCTTTCGGGGTTTAAACGATCGAAAAGTTATTGGTCAATCCGTTACATACGTACTTGCCGCTTACCCGGAACTAATTGCAGCCATCGCGCAGGGAACCTCTTTACGACAGAAAATCAAAATCTCACATGACAACAACATCAAACATTACCAAATGCACGTCTCGGAGGTTTATGGCAAGGAACCTAACTGCATTGGAAAGATGGTTTTGTTGACCGACATCACCGAGGCTGTTTTTGCTGAAGAGAAACTGGTCGCCAATGCAAAACAATTAAGGGAAATGAATGCTTTTAAAGATCAATTGTTTAAGGTCATCGCCCATGATATTCGAGATCCGCTTTCGATTCTTGTCAGTTTGATGGAAATTTTGAGAGAGGAAATGGAAACCTGTGGGGACAAACATGAGGAAATCGCTCATTCCATGGAACAGCAAATTCAAAAAACATTTTCCATTGCCGAGCATCTGCTTGATTGGTTCAGGAGTCAACAAGGCGGGCTGATGTTCGACCCAATTGTATGGCGTTTGACTGAAGTTGTTCAGAAGAATATCGAATTACTACATATTCAAAGCGAGCGAAAACGCATTCGCATCCAGTCGGAGATCTCGGACGATATAATGATTTACGGCGATAAAGAGATGCTCGATTTGATCATCCGAAATCTTTTATCCAATGCGGTGAAATTCACTCACGAAGGCGGGCGAATCGAGTTAAAAGCGGTTCAAGACGGCGACAAAGTCATCGTTTCCATCGAAGATACCGGAAAAGGCATAGGACCGGACCAAGTCCACGGTTTGCTGAAGGGGCAAAAATTTAATTTAACACCTTCGATGGGGACCGCCGGGGAACGGGGAATTGGAATCGGGCTAACGCTATGCAAGGAATTTGTCAAAATCAACGGCGGGGATTTGTGGTTCGAAAGCACGCCTGAACAAGGAAGCACCTTTTATTTCTCGATTCCCGCTTCCGAAGAAAAACCGGCGACAACCCGTAGAATGAACCGGGAGGAGGCACAATGATGAAAGCTGTAATCGTCGATGACGAGTTGGCCATGCACTTAATCATTAAAAGAATGCTTGGCAAGTTTCATCAGGTTGAAGTGGCAGCCTGTTTTCAGGAGACGGCATCCGCTTTTTCGTATATCCATAGTCATCCTGTCGATTTGGTCTTTGTAGATATTCATATGCCTGGGGAGAGCGGTCTCGAGTTCGCGAAGCGGTTAAGGGATAATGATTGGGAGATGAAAATCGTTTTTGTGACGTCACACAAGGATTATGCTTTACCCGCTTTTTCCGTGTACGCGTATGATTACATTGTGAAGCCGCTTTCGCAACAACGGTTAGATGAAACAGTGGAGCGTGTGCTTGCCGAAGGTGAAGGTACAAATCCCAATCCTCACGGAACGGTTTCTCCTCTCATCGA of Bacillales bacterium contains these proteins:
- a CDS encoding aminotransferase class I/II-fold pyridoxal phosphate-dependent enzyme; the encoded protein is MNETDTLKESYMQTKNRLAGHGERDIQVLKKAFQNMDGELKSDIYGKGPVIEDFQAKIAAFLGKETAVFFPSGTMAQQIALRIWCDEKNAKKVAYHPLSHLEIHEEDGLKELHQIETVLLADKNRVIELDDVVNMGDGIACLLLELPQREIGGQLPSFETLEQISKHCRNHDIKLHLDGARLLEVLPYYQKSAA
- the katG gene encoding catalase/peroxidase HPI; this translates as MDHNQMHDSEAGKCPVSHGNSQEESAVTTKKVGTTNKHWWPNQLNLHILHQHDKKTNPMDEDFNYAEAFKKLDYEALKQDLRELMKTSQDWWPADYGHYGPLFIRMSWHSAGTYRVGDGRGGGATGSQRFAPLNSWPDNANLDKARRLLWPIKQKYGNNISWADLLVLAGNVALEDMGLQTFGFGGGREDVWHPEEDVYWGNETEWLGDNRHSGDRELENPLAAVQMGLIYVNPEGPNGEPDPVASAKDIRETFARMGMNDYETVALIAGGHTFGKAHGAGDPEKVGPDPESAEIEEMGLGWKSSHGSGKGRDTITSGVDGAWTANPTKWDNGYFDLLFGYEWEKTKSRSGANQWAPVNPKEEHLAPDAEDATMKVPTFMTTADMALRMDPDYEKISRHFHEHPDEFEEAFARAWFKLLHRDMGPKSRYLGPEVPEEDLIWQDPIPAVDYELSDEEITDLKKKILDSGLTVSELVKTAWASASTYRGSDMRGGANGARIRLAPQKDWEANEPEQLAKVLSVYEKIQDELNKKVSLADLIVLGGSAAVEKAAKDAGVDVTVPFAPGRGDATDEMTDAESFDVLKPVSDGFRNYQEKEFAVSPEELLVDKAQLLGLTAPEMTVLIGGMRVLGANYKGMKHGVFTDRLGTLTNDFFVNLLDMGIEWKPAGFNRYEGRDRKTGKVVRTATRVDLVFGSNSILRAYAEVYAQHDNKEKFVRDFVNAWVKVMNADRFDLK
- a CDS encoding FUSC family protein, giving the protein MNKFTWISGWLTEAWDRLVASDPGLTRLQMAGSAATGVASALLIEFLFAALVHAEKMGTIIFMLLGAIVTMMGMMALNGPRIWPKIRVAVFFPVAIGIGLLCGVFVSGNTDLMLVIFVVIMFAAVFVRQYGIPFFFYGFMGWMGYFFAIFTHAKLSMLPMYIVAIIIGTLWVLLLSSTLMRTNPPKNLRRTLSSFSSRSRTMIRDCADVLLASDEKQRQRLKRKLHATQVKVSEAALMAEGWTAEPGALPEDTSGPSLRRLLIDVQHVLDRIADGSHTLIASQNDEVIGRAAEITEHLAQREDAAVKAEVEAFIQYSQEAKQNGNVTNVQDGKSVHLAVMQFSEAVMEFMNLSEQLRTGHLDKDASEEEIDEFEPVVGLFFGNLSGSPAIAREVSARGAGWNPLARMSLVNRQALQVAVAGGLAIWLGRELSPTRYYWAVIAAFVMFTGTATRSETFLKGLNRVLGTLVGLIAAIYAAHLTAGHILWVLFTIVACIFCGFYLIRLSYAYMIFFITIMVGQLYSVMHMFSPGLLVLRFEETIIGAFVGFIVALIFVPLSTRDTIRLARNNMLKGLSELLEASAEKLSNPEKQVNLDALTLTLDDRIRQLSLVVKPLTSIIMRRQNSRVRHRVALYAAIANDARALTVALRRPDTAAAEELSSACTNLAKTASQLTEHDPSNAQSTAKDKIAEAEKILFGDMSIKPNEWAVHPIYTRILQLKRLLQELCENPADPL
- a CDS encoding YdeI/OmpD-associated family protein is translated as MAKTFVEKLNLQKYKRVVVLGMPENQDYFTGLINYDTELAEDACDLIFAFVLDVEALKATVNRVIENDHLEANGYLFLAYPKKGNKRYETYIHRDELFKHLGADKEGYVGKSDLKFSRMVGLDDVFTVAGLKREDRKKKRNSTKTSQRVDDYIEKIADIEQDLRDTPDLLAFYQSLTPGYQKDWARYVYSAKQEATKQKRREEMKKILGAGYKSRDLYRNR
- a CDS encoding histidine kinase N-terminal 7TM domain-containing protein — its product is MGYNQYLSVLLIAITCCLLYIAYLAWRKRELPVALSLCIGMCAGAFYSFGYAFELISSNLDQIRFWLRIEYIGISIGPYMWFIMVLQYTGHRALLRKWILVLLAAGPVFTLLSEYTNRWHHLFYKTMAISRSEGFPLVSTTPGPFYLLHVLYSYILVVIGMWLLSRMYRRTTGYMKKQVIFMMIGSAGPYVITLVYLSGILGSPIDISPFGFLFSGIFFTWGIYQYQMLKLVPHALNKVFNSMKDAVIVLDLDNSITSFNKSAKQIFRGLNDRKVIGQSVTYVLAAYPELIAAIAQGTSLRQKIKISHDNNIKHYQMHVSEVYGKEPNCIGKMVLLTDITEAVFAEEKLVANAKQLREMNAFKDQLFKVIAHDIRDPLSILVSLMEILREEMETCGDKHEEIAHSMEQQIQKTFSIAEHLLDWFRSQQGGLMFDPIVWRLTEVVQKNIELLHIQSERKRIRIQSEISDDIMIYGDKEMLDLIIRNLLSNAVKFTHEGGRIELKAVQDGDKVIVSIEDTGKGIGPDQVHGLLKGQKFNLTPSMGTAGERGIGIGLTLCKEFVKINGGDLWFESTPEQGSTFYFSIPASEEKPATTRRMNREEAQ
- a CDS encoding response regulator transcription factor — its product is MKAVIVDDELAMHLIIKRMLGKFHQVEVAACFQETASAFSYIHSHPVDLVFVDIHMPGESGLEFAKRLRDNDWEMKIVFVTSHKDYALPAFSVYAYDYIVKPLSQQRLDETVERVLAEGEGTNPNPHGTVSPLIEPLTRRETEVLQLMSNGLSNKEIAEKFKLSEGTIKNHIVNIFGKLQVKNRVQATINGKRYKLIR